The segment ATTTATTCTGGTGTGGTGAAAGGATACCTGATGAAGTTGAGCTCGAAGGCAAGAAGGTCCCTTTGCATGAGATCACCTGGCAGCTGATCAATAAGGAGAAGCTTACCGATGAAGATCGGGATCATATCGATCACTGTATCGTTTCTCTCAATAAAAAAGCGAAGTCCTGTGAAACTTATCTCGAGAAGACCGATATGACTCTCGATGAGGCTAAAGATGTCTTTGACAAGACTGCCGGGCTTCTGCGGGCGATCATGGACCTTAAGGACATTGAAGAACTTTCCGGTCCGGAACGTATGAAAAAGTTCCGTGAGGAAGCTGAAAAGTGCAAGGTAAAAGATGCAAAAGGATGGATGCAGTTCCTTGAAGAACTGGAAGAATAATTCTATTGTGGTCTATTTCCCTTTTCTCTTTCATTTTCCATAGGCAAACATTATATTTCATGCAATTCTTTTTCTTATGAATGACATTCAAAGACCTTCATATCATTTCCATGAAATCCTTCTCAAGAGATATGATCGATCATATCCTTGATACTGCTGAAAAACTTGAGCCAATTGCAAGCGGTAAAACGAAATCCGATCTTCTTGCCGGGAAAGTACTGGCTGTCATGTTCTTTGAACCAAGTACAAGGACACGCATGTCCTTTGAGACTGCGATGATGCGTCTTGGGGGCGATGTATTGAGCCTTGGTTCCGTTGATGCTAGTTCCATTGCAAAAGGTGAGACCCTTGCAGATACCATCCGTGTGGTAGATGGCTATTCCAATGCCATCGTACTGAGGCATAATAAAGAGGGTGCTGCCCAGCTTGCTTCTGAATTCTCTTCAGTTCCTATTATCAATGCTGGTGATGGTGCAGGACACCATCCTACCCAGACATTCCTTGATCTTTATACTATCAGGCGGGAAAGCCATCTTGAGGGGTTGAAGATAGCTCTTGCAGGTGACCTGAAGTATGGCAGGACGGTGCATTCATTGTGCTATGCTCTTTCCCTGTACGGGGCAGAGATCACATTGATATCCCCGAAAGAACTTCGCATGCCTGCGGAGATCATAGAGGATCTCAGGAGCCGCAACATAAAGGTCACAGAAACAGATTCCATAGAAGAGGCCATAGCTGATGTGGATGTTCTTTATGCCACAAGGATACAGAAAGAACGTTTCCCGGACCCTGCTGAATACCGTAAGGTTGCCAACAGTCTCCAGATAACCACTGAACTTCTGGAAAAGGCAAAACCGGACCTTAAGGTCATGCATCCTCTTCCAAGAACGAATGAGATCGATCCTAAAGTTGATGACACTCCTCATGCCTGCTATTTCAATCAGTCCTTCTATGGGGTTCCGGTAAGGATGGCATTACTTGCACTTGTTATGGGGGCATTGGAATGAGCCATGAAGAAACTCCTGTACCTGAGATCAGGGTACATCCGATAAAGAATGGAACGGTCATTGATCATATCACTGCAGGACAGGCGTTGAATGTCCTGAACATCCTCAATATTCCTAACGCAGCTTCAGGGGTCATAAGCATAATTATCAATGCACCGAGTGTACATGGGATAAAAGATGTTGTCAAGATCGAAGGAAGGGAACTGAATGTCGATGAGGTTGACAAGATCTCATTGATATCACCAAAGGCCACTATCAATATTATCAGGAACTTTGAGGTATCTGAAAAGACTCATGTCCACATCCCTGAGATAGTGGATGGTGTGGTAAAATGCATAAATCCAAATTGTATTTCCAACAGTAACGAACCGGTTTCATCAAAGTTTACTGTAAGTACTGATGGACAGAGGATCATCCTTCGTTGTTTGTACTGTGAAAGGATAATCTCGGAAGATATCGGGAACCACCTTCTCTGATATCTTTTATTTTAATTTTATTCAGGTTTTTAATGCTTGTTAAGTCTGCATAGAATTCTCTATGCGATTATTTCTGTTTTTTTGATAGTAGAAATTAATTAAAGTTAAAAAAGACTTAGAATCCCAGGATATCATCCATTGTATAGATGCCTGGTTCTGCGTTTGCTATCCAGATAGCTGACTTCACAGCTCCTGATGCAAATGCGTTCCTGGAATGTGCCTGGTGTTTTATCTCTATGCGTTCACTGCCTCCGGCGAAGAGAACTGTGTGATCGCCTACAATATCTCCGCCACGTACTGCATGGATGCCGATCTCTTTTGCCCTTGGGGCGAGACCTTCACGTCCGTATACGAAATCCTTACCTCCCAGTGTTTCACTGATGACCTCGGCAGCTCTCATTGCAGTGCCGCTTGGTGCATCCTTTTTCTGGTTGTGGTGGGCTTCGATGACTTCGATATCATAATCTGAAAGGTATTTTGCAGTTTCCTGCAGTATCTTGAAAAAGACATTAACTCCCATGGAGTAGTTTGGTGAGATTATGCCTGTGGTATTGTTCCTGGTAATTGCATCCTCGATAAGGGAACGCTGCTCCGGGTTAAAGCCGGTAGTTCCTATTACGAGGTTAACACCTGCATCTGCTACCACCGGTGCGTTTACAACCGTTGCAGCTGCAATTGTAAAGTCTATTACTACATCCGTTTTTGATTCCTTGAGAACGGTTGCCATGTCTGCAACGTCAGAGATCGGGACATCAAGCTTTCCGAGCTGTGCAACCTCTCCGACATCCTTTCCGATGTTCATAAGGTCGAAAGCTGCTGAAAGCTGTATACCATCCATCTGGATGATGTTCTCGATAAGTAGCTTTCCCATTCTCCCGGAAGCACCGGTAACTGCTGCGTTTATCATCAGATACACCCGAGTTCTTTCAGGCAATCGACAAGCTTCTGGTCGTTCTCACTGCTGATAGGTGCAAGAGGCAACCTCAGATGGCCTGTGTTAAGCCCTATGAGTTCTACTGCACGCTTGACAGGTATGGGGTTTGTTTCTGTGAACAGTGCACGGATGAGTGGTGCCATTTCATAGTGAAGCTGCTGTGCTGTTTTCAGGTCGCCGTCTTTGGTTGCGTTTACAAGCTTTACCATCTTTTCAGGTACGACATTTGCTACTACAGAGATAACTCCGGTTCCACCAAGGCCTACTATTGGCATTGTGAGGCCGTCCTCTCCTGATATGACGTTAAAGTCTTCATCCATTGTGTTCTCGATGATCTGAGAGACCTTGTCAAGATTGCCGCTGGCTTCCTTGATGGCAAGTATATTATCCACTTTTGCAAGTTCGAATATTACCTCGAGAGGCATGTCCTGTCCGGTACGGGATGGGACGTTGTAAAGCACGATTGGCATATCCACAGCATCTGCGATAGCCTTAAAATGAGCAATAAGTCCTGTGTTGTTCGGTTTGTTATAGTAAGGAGATATTACAAGAGCACCGGCTGCTCCCGCATCTTCTGCGTGCTTTGTCAGCTCGATAGCCTCTGCCGTGTTGTTTGAGCCTGTTCCGGCAAGTATAGGTACCTTTGCACAATCAACTGCAATATCAATGAGTTCCATGTGTTCCGCAGTGGACAATGTGGCTGATTCGCCAGTTGTCCCGCAGGCGGCAATTCCTGAAACTCCACCATTTTCGACAAATTCGATATTCTGCTGAAGACCTGTCTTGTCTATGGTGTCAGCTTTTGTGAAAGGAGTTATGATGGCTGGTAATACTCCTTCGAACATAAAGATCCACTTCCTGAGAATTAGATCTTCTTTGGATGTGCGACCTTGCGTGTAACGTAGCCTGCGACACGGTTTCTGATGACCTTGCTCTCGATTGTTGTGTACTGTGATACGAGAACCTTGTTCTGTTCAAAGTCTGTTGTGAATACGTCTCCGTGGTTGTCGATCAGGCGGAATGCAATGTTCTTGATGTTTGTCTGTCTAATATTTCCCATTGTATATCTCCAGTATGATTTAGATAGATATGATTAAGATTATCGCCTTTATAGAAAACCTTTACATTTATACCTTTTGGATTGGGGGGCCACACCTTGCAGCTTTTCACTTGCCGGGGTGCATCATCCTATATCCGTTTTCCCCAGAAGGCGGTCCAGGGTGTTGGCATCATTGAATACTTTCTCACGCATTCCTTTGCGATTGATGTAAAGGCCTATGAATACAACTACAAGTCCTATTTCGGGATTCATAGCCACAAGTACCGTTCCTGCAAGTATAACGGTAGATGCTACCAGTCCTTTGAGTGCACCTTTCCTGTATGATGGTATCCCTGTGCGGCGGAATATCCTGATATCCCTCAGTGTCAGAAAAAGAACTACACAATATGCTGCGATGGCTATGTATTGGTACATGATAATCTTCCGGATTTTTCTGATACTTATGCAGGTATAATTACTAGTCATCTTCATATCTTCTATGCATAAAATCCTTTGCCAGGATCGACCGGGATCAGAATTGATCGCAATGTCACCTATTGTGATGTGCACAAACATTTTCAATAATGCCGCTCATGTGCCTGCAAGGTGAGAACATCAGGATAATATTCCATGTGGATATGGACAGCTTCTATTCTTCAGTGGAGGTTGCAGCAGATCCTTCCCTCAGAGGCCTGCCTGTGGTCGTAGGCTCTGATCCGATGAAAGGTGAGGGCAGGGGTGTTGTAAGCACCTGTTCCTATGAGGCGCGAAAATATGGCATACATTCAGCCATGGCCATCTCAAAGGCTTATCGCCTCTGTCCCAATGCGGTCTATCTTCGCGTGAACATGCCGCTTTACAAAAAGGTCTCTGCTAGTATTATGGAGGCTCTGAGGGAACATTCTTCGAAGTTCCAGCAGGTTAGTGTGGATGAGGCCTATCTTGATGTTAGTGACCTGGTTTCGGATTATGATTCCGCTGCAGAGCTGGCATTGAAGATCAAGGAGGAAGTTCACTTAAAGGAGGGCATCACATGTTCTATAGGTGTGGCCCCGAACAAGTCCATTGCGAAGATCGCATCAGATTACCAGAAACCTGATGGCCTGACCGTAGTGCGCCCTGAGGATGTTCGAAGTTTTCTCCATCCACTGGATGTCTCAAGGATATCCGGTATAGGTAAAAAGACCTCCTCCATCCTTTACGAGATGGGGGTCCGGACCATTGGTGACCTGGCAACCTATGATGTGCAGGTGTTGCGTGAGCGTTTCGGGAAATTCGGTCTTGTGATGCATCAGCTGGCGAACGGGGTCGATGAACGTGTTGTGGTTGAGAGAGGTGATGTAAAGTCCATCAGCAAGGAGGATACCTTTGATCGCGATACTTCCGATATGGAGTATGTGGAAACTGTTATAGACACCCTTTCAGAGAATGTACATGGCTCCCTTTTGAAAAAGAAGTACCTTTTCAAGACCGTTACTATCAAAGTAAGACTTGAGGACTTTAGCACATACACAAGGGCAAGGACGCTGGGTGCTTACTCAAGTGATCTCACTGCCATCAAGAGAACGGCAAATATGCTGCTTCAGGAGTTCAGGGGCAGGGGCAAGCTCAGGCTGGTTGGTGTTGGCGTTACTAAACTTGAAAAAATGGATGAGAAACAGACACGACTTTCTGATTTCTTTTAACTTTAACTTTTAATTTAAGCTTAGATTTTAGTTTAACCTACGATTTTGTTTAAACTGGTGGTTGCTAACTCATTATTTAACTGATAGGTGATAGCTGCCCGATGTCTGCAATGCC is part of the Methanococcoides methylutens MM1 genome and harbors:
- a CDS encoding DUF5788 family protein, which translates into the protein MGDDQLITKQQREKLLARLHRHLFWCGERIPDEVELEGKKVPLHEITWQLINKEKLTDEDRDHIDHCIVSLNKKAKSCETYLEKTDMTLDEAKDVFDKTAGLLRAIMDLKDIEELSGPERMKKFREEAEKCKVKDAKGWMQFLEELEE
- the pyrB gene encoding aspartate carbamoyltransferase, whose amino-acid sequence is MTFKDLHIISMKSFSRDMIDHILDTAEKLEPIASGKTKSDLLAGKVLAVMFFEPSTRTRMSFETAMMRLGGDVLSLGSVDASSIAKGETLADTIRVVDGYSNAIVLRHNKEGAAQLASEFSSVPIINAGDGAGHHPTQTFLDLYTIRRESHLEGLKIALAGDLKYGRTVHSLCYALSLYGAEITLISPKELRMPAEIIEDLRSRNIKVTETDSIEEAIADVDVLYATRIQKERFPDPAEYRKVANSLQITTELLEKAKPDLKVMHPLPRTNEIDPKVDDTPHACYFNQSFYGVPVRMALLALVMGALE
- the dapB gene encoding 4-hydroxy-tetrahydrodipicolinate reductase, which encodes MINAAVTGASGRMGKLLIENIIQMDGIQLSAAFDLMNIGKDVGEVAQLGKLDVPISDVADMATVLKESKTDVVIDFTIAAATVVNAPVVADAGVNLVIGTTGFNPEQRSLIEDAITRNNTTGIISPNYSMGVNVFFKILQETAKYLSDYDIEVIEAHHNQKKDAPSGTAMRAAEVISETLGGKDFVYGREGLAPRAKEIGIHAVRGGDIVGDHTVLFAGGSERIEIKHQAHSRNAFASGAVKSAIWIANAEPGIYTMDDILGF
- the pyrI gene encoding aspartate carbamoyltransferase regulatory subunit, which translates into the protein MSHEETPVPEIRVHPIKNGTVIDHITAGQALNVLNILNIPNAASGVISIIINAPSVHGIKDVVKIEGRELNVDEVDKISLISPKATINIIRNFEVSEKTHVHIPEIVDGVVKCINPNCISNSNEPVSSKFTVSTDGQRIILRCLYCERIISEDIGNHLL
- a CDS encoding 30S ribosomal protein S17e, whose translation is MGNIRQTNIKNIAFRLIDNHGDVFTTDFEQNKVLVSQYTTIESKVIRNRVAGYVTRKVAHPKKI
- the dapA gene encoding 4-hydroxy-tetrahydrodipicolinate synthase — translated: MFEGVLPAIITPFTKADTIDKTGLQQNIEFVENGGVSGIAACGTTGESATLSTAEHMELIDIAVDCAKVPILAGTGSNNTAEAIELTKHAEDAGAAGALVISPYYNKPNNTGLIAHFKAIADAVDMPIVLYNVPSRTGQDMPLEVIFELAKVDNILAIKEASGNLDKVSQIIENTMDEDFNVISGEDGLTMPIVGLGGTGVISVVANVVPEKMVKLVNATKDGDLKTAQQLHYEMAPLIRALFTETNPIPVKRAVELIGLNTGHLRLPLAPISSENDQKLVDCLKELGCI
- the dinB gene encoding DNA polymerase IV, translating into MCLQGENIRIIFHVDMDSFYSSVEVAADPSLRGLPVVVGSDPMKGEGRGVVSTCSYEARKYGIHSAMAISKAYRLCPNAVYLRVNMPLYKKVSASIMEALREHSSKFQQVSVDEAYLDVSDLVSDYDSAAELALKIKEEVHLKEGITCSIGVAPNKSIAKIASDYQKPDGLTVVRPEDVRSFLHPLDVSRISGIGKKTSSILYEMGVRTIGDLATYDVQVLRERFGKFGLVMHQLANGVDERVVVERGDVKSISKEDTFDRDTSDMEYVETVIDTLSENVHGSLLKKKYLFKTVTIKVRLEDFSTYTRARTLGAYSSDLTAIKRTANMLLQEFRGRGKLRLVGVGVTKLEKMDEKQTRLSDFF